The Rhinolophus ferrumequinum isolate MPI-CBG mRhiFer1 chromosome 6, mRhiFer1_v1.p, whole genome shotgun sequence genome has a window encoding:
- the PLEKHG3 gene encoding pleckstrin homology domain-containing family G member 3 isoform X5 — translation MGALLRKAVGTQLGPGQGCEWGMTTTLSTPSTPSLRVLPDSPEKPGQPQALGQKNLAGVLPPGSDARMPVSASLRQDGSQERPVSLTSTASSSGSSRDSRGAMEEPSGPEALAENGAAGSSRGRHPPNNNNSSSWLNKKGPLSPFNSRAASAPAHKLSYLGRVVREIVETERMYVQDLRSIVEDYLLKIIDTPGLLKPEQVSALFGNIENIYALNSQLLRDLDSCNSDPVAVASCFVERSQEFDIYTQYCNNYPNSVAALTECMRDQQQAKFLRDRQELLQHSLPLGSYLLKPVQRILKYHLLLQEIAKHFDEEEDGFEVVEDAIDTMTCVAWYINDMKRRHEHAVRLQEIQSLLINWKGPDLTIYGELVLEGTFRVHRVRSEKTFFLFDKALLITKKRGDHFVYKGHIPCSSLMLIESTRDSLCFTVTHYKHSKQQYSIQAKTVEEKRNWTHHIKRLILENHHTTIPQKAKEAILEMDSYYPNRYRYSPERLKKAWPSQDEVSTHIHQGRRQSEPGQLPYSRATLPRRQRGFLVPGLKGRRKSEPTRHLLRQLSEKARAAGMKHAGSAGTLLDLGQRPRTRGLQLEAEGAAREQEEEEEEEQAFQVSLEDLAGHEGSEKGSGLEPPGSEEEEEESLAVAEQGKGRRESEGPTSCRRPSGRSPTSAEKRMSFESVSSLPEVDPDPEPGTEPEVFADVEGPSTEELPSDTESPEVLESQLATHQELLGLDHPSDVLDFAVAESTEDIKALSSEEEEEEEEEMAAAQEPESLLPPSVLDQASVIAERFVSSFSRRSSLALEDGKSPGFGTPRLPSRSSSVLSLEGSEKGPAQCGSTTDSFSSQLVPEEDLCVGMATESGPSVNGTEPPGPGCPAEPDRSSCKKKESMLSTQDRLLLDKIKSYYENAEHHDAGFSIRRRESLSYIPKGLVRNSVSRFNSLPRPDPEPVVPLGRTRQVGSRPASWALFDLPGPGHVGTGDPAPVTDSEFRPSSEIVKIWEGMEASRGSPRKGQGQGQANGFDLHEPLFILEGHELGAITEESATASPESASPTERPSAAHLARELKELVKELSSGSQGELLTPLHPRIVQLSHMMDSHVSERVKNKVYQLARQYSLRIKSKAVAARPPLQWEKAAPTVPRLQAEDGAQPGDKGRRKPVLSLFNHEQMLDQEHSPPKPCSAGETSPRRFSFSPSAANSRTSSPGARTSARSPLSPFDTETFNWPDVRELCSKYASHDEAAQAEGSRPRGLPVNRSRSVPENMVEPSLSGRAGRCCSLNAKRGQASPEATQAQPPGVLPQSGPDAEEALYVTADLTLENNQRVIVMEKGPLPPPAVGLEEGSGQGLSSLAAMVGQGQDLQMPAEYRPNEEGPREPVDPSQQGRVRNLREKFQALNSIG, via the exons AATCTCGCCGGAGTGCTCCCGCCAGGCAGCGATGCCAGGATGCCCGTCTCTGCCTCCCTCCGCCAGGACGGCAGCCAGGAGCGGCCGGTGAGCCTGACCTCCACCGCGTCCTCGTCGGGCTCCTCCCGTGACAGCCGAGGTGCCATGGAGGAGCCCAGTGGCCCCGAGGCCTTAGCTGAAAACGGGGCAGCAGGCTCCTCGCGCGGTCGGCATCcccccaacaacaacaactccAGCAGCTGGCTGAACAAGAAGGGACCCTTATCCCCGTTCAACAGCCGGGCGGCATCGGCGCCTGCGCACAAGCTCAGTTACCTGGGCCGCGTGGTGCGGGAAATCGTGGAAACCGAGCGCATGTACGTGCAGGATCTGCGCAGCATCGTGGAG GATTACCTTTTGAAGATCATTGACACACCTGGGCTGCTGAAGCCAGAACAAGTCAGCGCTCTCTTTGGGAACATAGAAAACATCTACGCACTGAACAG CCAGCTACTCAGAGACCTGGATAGCTGCAATAGTGACCCTGTGGCTGTGGCCAGCTGCTTTGTGGAAAGG AGCCAAGAGTTTGATATCTACACCCAGTATTGCAACAACTACCCCAA ctcTGTGGCTGCTCTGACGGAGTGCATGCGGGACCAGCAGCAGGCCAAGTTCTTACGGGACCGGCAGGAGCTGCTACAGCACTCGCTGCCCTTGGGCTCCTACCTGCTGAAGCCAGTCCAGCGCATCCTGAAGTACCACCTGCTGCTCCAG GAAATTGCCAAGCATTTTGATGAGGAAGAGGACGGCTTCGAGGTGGTGGAGGATGCCATCGACACCATGACCTGCGTGGCCTGGTACATCAACGACATGAAGAGGAGGCACGAGCACGCAGTCCGACTCCAG GAGATTCAGTCGCTGCTCATCAACTGGAAAGGGCCAGACCTGACCATCTATGGGGAGCTGGTCCTGGAGGGCACGTTCCGTGTGCACCGTGTGCGCAGTGAGAAGACGTTCTTCCTCTTTGACAAAGCACTGCTCATCACCAAGAAGCGGGGCGACCACTTTGTCTACAAGGGTCACATCCCG TGCTCCTCCCTGATGCTGATCGAAAGCACCCGAGACTCCCTGTGCTTCACCGTCACCCACTACAAGCACAGCAAACAGCAGTACAGCATCCAG GCCAAAACAGTAGAGGAGAAACGAAACTGGACTCACCATATCAAGAGGCTCATCCTGGAGAACCACCACACCACCATCCCCCAGAAG GCCAAGGAAGCCATCTTGGAAATGGATTCCTATT ATCCCAATCGGTACCGCTACAGCCCAGAGCGCCTGAAGAAGGCGTGGCCCTCCCAGGACGAGGTGTCCACCCACATACACCAGGGGCGCCGGCAATCTG AGCCGGGTCAGCTCCCGTACAGCCGGGCAACACTCCCCCGCAGGCAGCGAGGCTTCCTGGTGCCAGGCCTTAAGGGCCGTAGAAAGTCCG AGCCAACCAGACACCTGCTCAGGCAACTCAGTGAGAAAG ccaGAGCAGCAGGAATGAAG CATGCGGGCAGTGCTGGCACTCTCTTGGACTTGGGGCAACGCCCCCGTACTCGGGGCCTGCAACTGGAGGCTGAAGGGGCTGCccgggagcaggaggaggaggaggaggaagagcaggccTTTCAGGTCTCTCTGGAGGACCTGGCGGGGCATGAAGGCAGCGAGAAGGGGTCTGGGCTGGAGCCCCCAGGctcagaggaagaggaggaggagagcctGGCAGTGGCGGAGCAG GGGAAGGGGCGCAGGGAGTCTGAAGGCCCCACGAGCTGCAGGAGGCCCAGCGGCCGGTCTCCAACCAGTGCCGAGAAGCGCATGAGCTTTGAGTCCGTTTCTTCCCTGCCAGAG GTTGATCCAGACCCTGAGCCTGGGACAGAGCCTGAGGTGTTTGCTGACGTGGAAGGTCCCAGCACTGAGGAGCTGCCCTCAGACACAGAGTCTCCAGAAGTCCTGGAATCTCAGCTTGCCACCCACCAAGAGCTGCTGGGGCTGGACCACCCGAGTGACGTGCTGGACTTCGCGGTGGCTGAGAGCACCGAGGACATTAAAGCCCTGagcagtgaggaggaggaggaggaggaggaggaaatggcgGCTGCCCAGGAGCCCGAGAGCCTCCTGCCGCCCTCTGTGCTGGACCAGGCCAGCGTCATTGCTGAGCGGTTTGTCAGCAGCTTCTCTCGGCGGAGCAGCCTGGCACTGGAGGACGGCAAGTCCCCTGGCTTCGGGACCCCCAGGCTGCCCAGCCGGAGCAGCAGTGTGCTCAGCCTGGAGGGCAGTGAGAAGGGCCCGGCCCAGTGTGGCAGCACCACAGACTCCTTCAGCTCTCAGCTTGTCCCAGAAGAGGACCTCTGTGTGGGGATGGCCACAGAGAGTGGCCCTTCTGTCAATGGGACGGAgcccccaggcccaggctgccCAGCGGAGCCCGACAGGTCTTCCTGCAAGAAGAAGGAATCGATGCTTTCTACGCAAGACCGGCTGTTGTTGGACAAAATCAAGAGCTACTACGAAAATGCAGAGCACCACGACGCTGGCTTCAGCATCCGGCGCCGGGAGAGCCTCTCCTACATCCCCAAAGGCCTGGTGAGAAACTCGGTCTCCAGGTTCAACAGCCTTCCCAGGCCAGACCCGGAGCCAGTGGTTCCACTAGGGCGCACGAGACAGGTGGGCTCCCGGCCAGCGTCATGGGCCTTGTTTGACCTCCCAGGACCAGGTCATGTGGGTACTGGGGACCCAGCTCCTGTCACAGATTCTGAGTTCCGCCCATCTTCGGAAATTGTGAAGATCTGGGAGGGGATGGAGGCTTCCAGGGGGAGCCCTCGGAAGGGGCAAGGCCAAGGTCAGGCCAATGGCTTTGATCTGCATGAGCCACTGTTCATCCTGGAGGGGCACGAGCTGGGGGCCATCACCGAGGAGTCGGCCACTGCCTCGCCAGAGAGCGCCTCCCCCACTGAGAGGCCCAGTGCAGCCCACCTGGCCCGGGAGCTGAAGGAGCTGGTGAAGGAGCTGAGCAGCGGCTCCCAGGGAGAGTTGCTGACTCCGCTGCACCCCCGTATTGTGCAGCTCTCCCACATGATGGACAGCCATGTGAGCGAGCGAGTCAAGAACAAGGTCTACCAGCTGGCCCGCCAGTATAGCCTCCGGATCAAGAGCAAGGCGGTGGCAGCCAGGCCACCACTGCAGTGGGAAAAGGCAGCTCCCACCGTTCCCCGCCTGCAGGCGGAGGATGGTGCACAGCCGGGTGACAAAG GTAGGAGAAAGCCAGTGCTGTCCCTCTTCAACCATGAGCAGATGCTGGACCAGGAGCACAGCCCGCCTAAGCCCTGCTCTGCCGGGGAGACGTCACCACGGCGTTTCTCCTTCAGCCCCTCTGCTGCCAACTCAAGGACCAGCTCGCCTGGGGCCCGGACCTCTGCTCGAAGCCCGCTCAGCCCCTTCGACACTGAGACCTTTAACTGGCCTGATGTCCGAGAGCTCTGCTCCAAATACGCCTCCCATGACGAGGCGGCGCAGGCTGAGGGCAGCCGGCCCCGAGGTCTGCCTGTCAACAGGAGCCGCTCGGTGCCAGAAAACATGGTGGAGCCCTCTCTGTCGGGCAGGGCGGGCCGCTGCTGCAGCCTGAATGCCAAGCGGGGCCAGGCGAGCCCAGAGGccacccaggcccagcctcctGGGGTGTTGCCCCAAAGTGGGCCAGACGCAGAGGAGGCCCTGTACGTCACTGCGGACCTCACCCTGGAGAACAACCAGCGGGTGATCGTCATGGAGAAGGGGCCCCTGCCTCCCCCCGCTGTGGGGCTGGAAGAGGGCAGCGGGCAGGGACTGAGCTCACTGGCAGCCATGGTagggcagggccaggatttgCAGATGCCTGCAGAGTATCGTCCAAACGAAGAGGGTCCCCGGGAGCCAGTGGACCCAAGCCAGCAAGGCAGAGTGAGAAACCTGAGGGAGAAATTCCAGGCCTTGAACTCCATAGGTTGA
- the PLEKHG3 gene encoding pleckstrin homology domain-containing family G member 3 isoform X10, with translation MTTTLSTPSTPSLRVLPDSPEKPGQPQALGQKNLAGVLPPGSDARMPVSASLRQDGSQERPVSLTSTASSSGSSRDSRGAMEEPSGPEALAENGAAGSSRGRHPPNNNNSSSWLNKKGPLSPFNSRAASAPAHKLSYLGRVVREIVETERMYVQDLRSIVEDYLLKIIDTPGLLKPEQVSALFGNIENIYALNSQLLRDLDSCNSDPVAVASCFVERSQEFDIYTQYCNNYPNSVAALTECMRDQQQAKFLRDRQELLQHSLPLGSYLLKPVQRILKYHLLLQEIAKHFDEEEDGFEVVEDAIDTMTCVAWYINDMKRRHEHAVRLQEIQSLLINWKGPDLTIYGELVLEGTFRVHRVRSEKTFFLFDKALLITKKRGDHFVYKGHIPCSSLMLIESTRDSLCFTVTHYKHSKQQYSIQAKTVEEKRNWTHHIKRLILENHHTTIPQKAKEAILEMDSYYPNRYRYSPERLKKAWPSQDEVSTHIHQGRRQSEPGQLPYSRATLPRRQRGFLVPGLKGRRKSEPTRHLLRQLSEKAARAAGMKGKGRRESEGPTSCRRPSGRSPTSAEKRMSFESVSSLPEVDPDPEPGTEPEVFADVEGPSTEELPSDTESPEVLESQLATHQELLGLDHPSDVLDFAVAESTEDIKALSSEEEEEEEEEMAAAQEPESLLPPSVLDQASVIAERFVSSFSRRSSLALEDGKSPGFGTPRLPSRSSSVLSLEGSEKGPAQCGSTTDSFSSQLVPEEDLCVGMATESGPSVNGTEPPGPGCPAEPDRSSCKKKESMLSTQDRLLLDKIKSYYENAEHHDAGFSIRRRESLSYIPKGLVRNSVSRFNSLPRPDPEPVVPLGRTRQVGSRPASWALFDLPGPGHVGTGDPAPVTDSEFRPSSEIVKIWEGMEASRGSPRKGQGQGQANGFDLHEPLFILEGHELGAITEESATASPESASPTERPSAAHLARELKELVKELSSGSQGELLTPLHPRIVQLSHMMDSHVSERVKNKVYQLARQYSLRIKSKAVAARPPLQWEKAAPTVPRLQAEDGAQPGDKGRRKPVLSLFNHEQMLDQEHSPPKPCSAGETSPRRFSFSPSAANSRTSSPGARTSARSPLSPFDTETFNWPDVRELCSKYASHDEAAQAEGSRPRGLPVNRSRSVPENMVEPSLSGRAGRCCSLNAKRGQASPEATQAQPPGVLPQSGPDAEEALYVTADLTLENNQRVIVMEKGPLPPPAVGLEEGSGQGLSSLAAMVGQGQDLQMPAEYRPNEEGPREPVDPSQQGRVRNLREKFQALNSIG, from the exons AATCTCGCCGGAGTGCTCCCGCCAGGCAGCGATGCCAGGATGCCCGTCTCTGCCTCCCTCCGCCAGGACGGCAGCCAGGAGCGGCCGGTGAGCCTGACCTCCACCGCGTCCTCGTCGGGCTCCTCCCGTGACAGCCGAGGTGCCATGGAGGAGCCCAGTGGCCCCGAGGCCTTAGCTGAAAACGGGGCAGCAGGCTCCTCGCGCGGTCGGCATCcccccaacaacaacaactccAGCAGCTGGCTGAACAAGAAGGGACCCTTATCCCCGTTCAACAGCCGGGCGGCATCGGCGCCTGCGCACAAGCTCAGTTACCTGGGCCGCGTGGTGCGGGAAATCGTGGAAACCGAGCGCATGTACGTGCAGGATCTGCGCAGCATCGTGGAG GATTACCTTTTGAAGATCATTGACACACCTGGGCTGCTGAAGCCAGAACAAGTCAGCGCTCTCTTTGGGAACATAGAAAACATCTACGCACTGAACAG CCAGCTACTCAGAGACCTGGATAGCTGCAATAGTGACCCTGTGGCTGTGGCCAGCTGCTTTGTGGAAAGG AGCCAAGAGTTTGATATCTACACCCAGTATTGCAACAACTACCCCAA ctcTGTGGCTGCTCTGACGGAGTGCATGCGGGACCAGCAGCAGGCCAAGTTCTTACGGGACCGGCAGGAGCTGCTACAGCACTCGCTGCCCTTGGGCTCCTACCTGCTGAAGCCAGTCCAGCGCATCCTGAAGTACCACCTGCTGCTCCAG GAAATTGCCAAGCATTTTGATGAGGAAGAGGACGGCTTCGAGGTGGTGGAGGATGCCATCGACACCATGACCTGCGTGGCCTGGTACATCAACGACATGAAGAGGAGGCACGAGCACGCAGTCCGACTCCAG GAGATTCAGTCGCTGCTCATCAACTGGAAAGGGCCAGACCTGACCATCTATGGGGAGCTGGTCCTGGAGGGCACGTTCCGTGTGCACCGTGTGCGCAGTGAGAAGACGTTCTTCCTCTTTGACAAAGCACTGCTCATCACCAAGAAGCGGGGCGACCACTTTGTCTACAAGGGTCACATCCCG TGCTCCTCCCTGATGCTGATCGAAAGCACCCGAGACTCCCTGTGCTTCACCGTCACCCACTACAAGCACAGCAAACAGCAGTACAGCATCCAG GCCAAAACAGTAGAGGAGAAACGAAACTGGACTCACCATATCAAGAGGCTCATCCTGGAGAACCACCACACCACCATCCCCCAGAAG GCCAAGGAAGCCATCTTGGAAATGGATTCCTATT ATCCCAATCGGTACCGCTACAGCCCAGAGCGCCTGAAGAAGGCGTGGCCCTCCCAGGACGAGGTGTCCACCCACATACACCAGGGGCGCCGGCAATCTG AGCCGGGTCAGCTCCCGTACAGCCGGGCAACACTCCCCCGCAGGCAGCGAGGCTTCCTGGTGCCAGGCCTTAAGGGCCGTAGAAAGTCCG AGCCAACCAGACACCTGCTCAGGCAACTCAGTGAGAAAG cagccaGAGCAGCAGGAATGAAG GGGAAGGGGCGCAGGGAGTCTGAAGGCCCCACGAGCTGCAGGAGGCCCAGCGGCCGGTCTCCAACCAGTGCCGAGAAGCGCATGAGCTTTGAGTCCGTTTCTTCCCTGCCAGAG GTTGATCCAGACCCTGAGCCTGGGACAGAGCCTGAGGTGTTTGCTGACGTGGAAGGTCCCAGCACTGAGGAGCTGCCCTCAGACACAGAGTCTCCAGAAGTCCTGGAATCTCAGCTTGCCACCCACCAAGAGCTGCTGGGGCTGGACCACCCGAGTGACGTGCTGGACTTCGCGGTGGCTGAGAGCACCGAGGACATTAAAGCCCTGagcagtgaggaggaggaggaggaggaggaggaaatggcgGCTGCCCAGGAGCCCGAGAGCCTCCTGCCGCCCTCTGTGCTGGACCAGGCCAGCGTCATTGCTGAGCGGTTTGTCAGCAGCTTCTCTCGGCGGAGCAGCCTGGCACTGGAGGACGGCAAGTCCCCTGGCTTCGGGACCCCCAGGCTGCCCAGCCGGAGCAGCAGTGTGCTCAGCCTGGAGGGCAGTGAGAAGGGCCCGGCCCAGTGTGGCAGCACCACAGACTCCTTCAGCTCTCAGCTTGTCCCAGAAGAGGACCTCTGTGTGGGGATGGCCACAGAGAGTGGCCCTTCTGTCAATGGGACGGAgcccccaggcccaggctgccCAGCGGAGCCCGACAGGTCTTCCTGCAAGAAGAAGGAATCGATGCTTTCTACGCAAGACCGGCTGTTGTTGGACAAAATCAAGAGCTACTACGAAAATGCAGAGCACCACGACGCTGGCTTCAGCATCCGGCGCCGGGAGAGCCTCTCCTACATCCCCAAAGGCCTGGTGAGAAACTCGGTCTCCAGGTTCAACAGCCTTCCCAGGCCAGACCCGGAGCCAGTGGTTCCACTAGGGCGCACGAGACAGGTGGGCTCCCGGCCAGCGTCATGGGCCTTGTTTGACCTCCCAGGACCAGGTCATGTGGGTACTGGGGACCCAGCTCCTGTCACAGATTCTGAGTTCCGCCCATCTTCGGAAATTGTGAAGATCTGGGAGGGGATGGAGGCTTCCAGGGGGAGCCCTCGGAAGGGGCAAGGCCAAGGTCAGGCCAATGGCTTTGATCTGCATGAGCCACTGTTCATCCTGGAGGGGCACGAGCTGGGGGCCATCACCGAGGAGTCGGCCACTGCCTCGCCAGAGAGCGCCTCCCCCACTGAGAGGCCCAGTGCAGCCCACCTGGCCCGGGAGCTGAAGGAGCTGGTGAAGGAGCTGAGCAGCGGCTCCCAGGGAGAGTTGCTGACTCCGCTGCACCCCCGTATTGTGCAGCTCTCCCACATGATGGACAGCCATGTGAGCGAGCGAGTCAAGAACAAGGTCTACCAGCTGGCCCGCCAGTATAGCCTCCGGATCAAGAGCAAGGCGGTGGCAGCCAGGCCACCACTGCAGTGGGAAAAGGCAGCTCCCACCGTTCCCCGCCTGCAGGCGGAGGATGGTGCACAGCCGGGTGACAAAG GTAGGAGAAAGCCAGTGCTGTCCCTCTTCAACCATGAGCAGATGCTGGACCAGGAGCACAGCCCGCCTAAGCCCTGCTCTGCCGGGGAGACGTCACCACGGCGTTTCTCCTTCAGCCCCTCTGCTGCCAACTCAAGGACCAGCTCGCCTGGGGCCCGGACCTCTGCTCGAAGCCCGCTCAGCCCCTTCGACACTGAGACCTTTAACTGGCCTGATGTCCGAGAGCTCTGCTCCAAATACGCCTCCCATGACGAGGCGGCGCAGGCTGAGGGCAGCCGGCCCCGAGGTCTGCCTGTCAACAGGAGCCGCTCGGTGCCAGAAAACATGGTGGAGCCCTCTCTGTCGGGCAGGGCGGGCCGCTGCTGCAGCCTGAATGCCAAGCGGGGCCAGGCGAGCCCAGAGGccacccaggcccagcctcctGGGGTGTTGCCCCAAAGTGGGCCAGACGCAGAGGAGGCCCTGTACGTCACTGCGGACCTCACCCTGGAGAACAACCAGCGGGTGATCGTCATGGAGAAGGGGCCCCTGCCTCCCCCCGCTGTGGGGCTGGAAGAGGGCAGCGGGCAGGGACTGAGCTCACTGGCAGCCATGGTagggcagggccaggatttgCAGATGCCTGCAGAGTATCGTCCAAACGAAGAGGGTCCCCGGGAGCCAGTGGACCCAAGCCAGCAAGGCAGAGTGAGAAACCTGAGGGAGAAATTCCAGGCCTTGAACTCCATAGGTTGA